The sequence below is a genomic window from Cicer arietinum cultivar CDC Frontier isolate Library 1 chromosome 6, Cicar.CDCFrontier_v2.0, whole genome shotgun sequence.
CGATCGATCTAAATTACATGAGCAAAAGCTCATAGAAAGTTACAAGCAAAACCCCCAAACAAGGATCACTTTCTTACAATTGCAATAACATATATTTCTTCTCTTCCCATATTCtttattcttcattttttttattttacaatttatcCACACCGNNNNNNNNNNNNNNNNNNNNNNNNNNNNNNNNNNNNNNNNNNNNNNNNNNNNNNNNNNNNNNNNNNNNNNNNNNNNNNNNNNNNNNNNNNNNNNNNNNNNNNNNNNNNNNNNNNNNNNNNNNNNNNNNNNNNNNNNNNNNNNNNNNNNNNNNNNNNNNNNNNNNNNNNNNNTTCATCAAAAAACACTTGCTGCCACTCTAAGCAAGTAAACAAAGTCATCACATAGAAATATATATCTAGTGCATCACCAAAATCAAGAAGAACAGTTTTTTACCAAAATGACAATCATCATGGGAAAGATATTGCTAACACTATTATTGCTATCATCAATTTTCTCAATAGCAACTTCatcaaaaagaaaatcaaaatcttcaaacaacaacaacatagaTTGGTGGTGTAACCAAACCCCACACCCCGAAGCATGCAAATTCTACACAAAACAAACACATTACAATGACAACAAAAACatcaaacacaaatcaaagtTCCGTGAAATTCTTATCCATTTAGCCTTAGAGAGAGCCGTTATAATGCGAAACATAGCACGTGACTTAGGACAAAACAACTGGTTAACAACCAAGAAGAAAAAATCCGTGTCACGTGACTGTTTAAAACTCTACGACAACACCGTTTTTCATCTGAACAGAACATTTCATAATCTTCACATCAAAAAAACTTGTTCATCATTCGACGCACAAACATGGCTCAGCACTGCTTATACAAACATCGAAACATGTCGAAACGGAGCGTTAGAATTAAACATTCCAGATTTCGTTTTACCAATCATGAAGAAAAACATGACAGAGATTATTAGCAATGGTTTGTTCGTCAATTGGGAATTTGTTAAACACGAAAATGTTCATCACACCGACGACGACATCAAAGAAGCTTTTCCGAGATGGTTGTCGACTCGAGAGAGGAGACTATTGGAATCTTCGAGTTTAAAGGCGCATTTAGTTGTGGCGAAAGACGGTTCAGGGCATTTTAAGAGTATTCAAAGTGCTATTAATGCTGCTGGGAAGAGAAGGGTTAAAACGAGATTTGTTATACGTGTGAAGAGAGGTGTTTATAGAGAGAATATTTTGATTGGAAAAATGAATGATAATATAATGTTGGTTGGTGATGGAATGAGGTTTACCATTATTACAAGTGATAGAAATGTTCAAGCTGGTTTTACAACCTATAGTTCTGCCACTGCAGGTGATTATATAAACTTAACTATTTCAtctattttctctttctctgaGTTTATGCTTATATTGGAGTCAATATCGATAATCAACCTATGAGAACATTGACACAGACCTCCAATTACGGAGCTCTCGAATTTTTTATAGCATGTCtttaaaaaattgcattgaTATTCTTAATTTTATACAGAACACTCTcacattttatatttacaataaataCCAGCGCCACCATACACTCCTTAGAATTTTGAATCTTTCATGTTAGGATTTTGTGATTTTAGGATTCAATTTTTAGATTCAGGTCTCCAAAACCATTAAAATGCACCTGATTGGGGTATATGATTAACTAATGCATGCTAATATATTTGTTGTGGATGATAGGAATAGATGGACTTCACTTTATTGCACGTGAcattacttttgaaaatacgGCGGGACCTCGAAGGGGTCAAGCAGTGGCACTTCGATCAGCATCAGATCTCTCTGTATTCTATCGTTGCGCGTTTAAAGGGTATCAAGACACTCTCATGGTTCATGCACAACGTCAATTTTATAGAGAATGTTATATCTATGGGACTGTTGATTTCATCTTTGGCAATGCAGCGGTAGTTTTTCAAAATTGCATGATTTTAGTTAGAAGACCTTTAAATGGACAAGCAAACATGATCACAGCGCAAGGTAGAGATGACCCATTTCAGAACACGGGAATTTCAATTCAGAATTCACAAATTAGAGCAGCTCCAGACTTCAAACCGGTTGTTTCGAAATTCAATACTTTTATTGGTCGGCCATGGCAAAGATACTCTAGAGTTGTGGTTATGAAATCTTTCATGGATAACTTGGTGAGTCCATTGGGTTGGTCTCCATGGGGAGGTACTAATTTTGCTCAAAATACTCTATTTTATGGAGAGTATAAAAATTTTGGGCCTGGCTCATCAACAAGAAACAGAGTAAGATGGCCTGGTTATCATGTTATGAATAGCCCAACTCAGGCATCACAATTCACTGTTGCTAATCTCCTTGCTGGTGGTTCATGGTTACCTGCCACTGGTGTGCCATTCACTTCTGGCCTTTAATCATTGTCATGTATGCTAGCTATATTTGCTTAGTTAAATTTGTTGTTTTCAATTggttcaaattaaattattatattgtaCTTTGTGTGTAAAACAACACAACATTCTTTTGTACATTTTgagacaaataataaattataattgctGTATccttttatttgttgttgatttAAATGTGCATTTACTTAGAGTTTTTTTTGCAacatcctattttttttttcttctaatttataattctttgtgatatttgatgtgttATGAGTAgattaattaaactaataatttaatttggaGGGTAACCAAGTCAATCTGTTTTCACTATCTTCATTGAACAAAAAGGACGTTCACCACAAGACGCATAACACTCAGAAAATCTTTGTAGTTGAATTTGTGGGTTTCTTCTCCTTGCTTCGTATTTTCATGTTTCGGCTGAAACGATTATGCCTGCAGTTGTCTTTTTCTTCCCGAATCGTGGCTCTTTAAAATGTGACTTTAGtcttatttttactttaaaattaatttattttttaaatgaatatttggttgttatgtaactttttttttcttcttaactcgagtttaaatttaaaatatcttaacCAGTAATGCAAATCAATTGCATTATTCATCCACTTTCACTTTAAAATaacttaatcaatttaaaattaaattactaattagtctcttcaaaataaaagtcattttcaataagtggttataaatgaaatttatttcgATTGAGAGAAATTCAACTTAACTAGAATCGACTAATACTAATTTGATTCGTCTCAATTCAACCGTGGGTTGTATCTggataaaacataaatatttatgaaggtaaaaaatatatttttaatatttttacaaatttttttaacatcgttatttaatatttttcaatgtgtATAGTTTCTTTAGAAAACTCTTAAACTGATATGAAACTGTAGAATCCAAAgcgaaaattaaaaataaattaaaaaagaattagaACATATAGATTGACAAGGCTTCGTtaattgttttttcaatttattttaagataagcCGTcccttctatatatatatattcaattttttagaacgaaattaaagaaaaactttttaatcttttttttcttcttctgaaaGAAGCGACTTGAATTGAGCACAAACAATGGAATGAAGGAAAGGCCAAGATAAAAACATCGAATTGGATCATTGTTGTGAATGTGTGTTTAATAAGATTGGTCAAAAATGATGTGTAGCCTAAGTAGGACACTATTTAAGTAAAGAGTCATAGTGACCATTAGAAGCACAATGGCAACCTTATCAATGCTTCCAAACTAAAATTCACCAACTACGAAATGAAGGCACTATAAGTGCCTCCTTCTTTTATTGCATGAACATTCATTCCCTTTTTCTtactttttctttattatttgtataaatTACTTGCTTATTAAGAAAAACATACTTTTGTCCTTACTTTTCTTGAACATATATACATGCTTATTTTAGGTGTATTTCTCATAGAATGGTTGTGGATTGTATATCGTCTTcttatctttaaatttatttgttgacTCATTGTNNNNNNNNNNNCCTAAACATTAAcctttccttcttcttcttttttctttttgttttcgtaaattacaaaacaaaacaaaaaatacgcACTTATTTGAAgtcttgctttttttttttcaagtccatacttataattaatatattatcattAATTACTATATTCCTATATGGGTTTGGATCAAAGGTTAAGGTTGATGAAGATGATCATGATAATGGTTTGTGCTCTTTTGGGTGTAACTCAAAGAAGCATGAGTTGGCAGCATAATTATGGGGAAGCATTGTCAAAGAGCATATTGTTCTTTGAAGGGCAGAGGTCAGGGAAGTTACCACCAACACAAAGAATGACTTGGAGGAAGGATTCTGCATTTGAAGATGGATTTCAACTTGATGATGATCGATTCTTTGATAAAGTAACTctctattaatttaattttcatccatttatctaaattttattaattgttgcCCTTCACCatttacatatataatatttagtCAAATTTTTGGCATTGTCTTTATATTGTGTTGGGAGATATGGTTGTGtacattggataaacattttaattttaattaagtgtATATCACAAAAGTGCTTATTATAAAGTCCTActatttttatatgaatttttaagttattttcataattattctataaattagttaaaattattttgaagacatctcataaaatatttcaaaagtttttctaAGCAGTTTTAGAAGTGTTTATTGTCAATAGATAAATTCAAGAAAGTAAATCCAAACAACTACATATATGAAATGTGATGAGCTTCTAGTTTAGAGAAATGGgaagaaattaaataaactcaACTCATTTTAAAGAGTGTTTAGATTTATATAGCTTTTTTTGCATTTGTTTGTGCTCTTCAcctatttatttgaatatttccTCTATTTTTATCGTGTATCATAATTGATGCATATAACTACAAGTAGTGTAAATAAAATAGGAATATATTTGAACATCGAACGGGATATCAAATATGACATTCCTCTCTTTTGTGGgatattttcaaaatcaatgtatggtattaactaaaaaatattttgatcacAATATTTATGAATATAGTTCTATTTTGAAGTAATCGAAGGATATTTTGTCTTgtaataatgaaaattattatgaCCAACACAGTTGGGTCATGAGTTCTCTGTTGCTCAAGACTCAACTTAGAATATGAGTAAAGTTTCTTATTTCactgagtttttttatttaggaatagaaatggcaaaagaattttgtttctcctataaaataaaataatgatttattgACTAAGACACGTGCCGTCATAATACAAAGtaacattataaaatttgatagacatattaataataataagtattttAAACACACCGTTAAGTTATTATAGAAGAATAGAAGATATTTAAGTATTATTGACACATTAaatattctactttttttttatttcataaccagtatatttaaaacatttgttAGTCTGAACTAATTTTATATATGTACATGATCAgtcaaatcaaaattaaaatatcaaactttaTGTGACCCTTTTTTCTGACAAATCAAACTATGTGTGACTTAATTGAGTGACTTGTGggatttggaaaaaaaattggcTCTTTACCGTTTCATAAGATACAAGTGGTTACTACAATTTTTCTTTGGTTCTAAGtggttattatttttaatgactagcacttttattttcatttttaaattatttataagaatataatttttcaattatttatattaaaatattaaattagtcGATCTATTCTTCTCGAAAAAGTATGATCACGTGAATGAATCAATTTGATCTgatctattttattattgaactataatttattaatattgattCACCTGATATGAATTATGTGGACCAATAATGTTattcaatcatttttattttttatattttattttaattaataaaaattcaaacaaaattatattaagtgACCGATCAGATCTACATAATACTAGGTTGACTTAATTGGCGGTTACTATGATGCGGGTGACAATGTGAAATTCAATTTCCCAATGGCATTTTCAACAACAATGCTGGCTTGGAGTGTTATAGAGTTTGGAAAATTCATGGGCCAAGACCTTAACCATGCATTAGATGCTATAGGTTGGGCCACAGATTATTTACTTAAATCCACAAATATCCCAGGAGTTGTGTTTGCACAAGTTGGTGACCCACATGGTGATCATAATTGTTGGGAGAGACCGGAAGATATGGACACTCCTAGAACAACATTTTTTGTTAGTAGAGAGAATCCTGGATCTGAAGTTTCAGCTGAAATTGCAGCAGCACTTGCAGCCTCTTCTATTGTATTTAGGAAATACCATAATGTTGAATATTCTGAAAGGCTTCTTCAAAGGGCTATAATGGTAAATGCAatacatattttctttaatattttttattttattataaaaaattaattaaataagtttttaatttctataaaatttcaacagtCTTTAATTTCTATGGAATTAGGTTTTTGACTTTGCAGATAAATACAGAGGATCATACAATGACAGCCTTGGTTCGTATGTATGCCCATTCTATTGTGATTTTAGTGGCTACCAGGTATGTCTAGCTATCATcgttctattttttatttatataaatttttaatttctatgaaattttactattttatttttagatttattataaattttggtaattttaatttcctaaaatttttattttaatttttttgcttattttaaatcaacttttgtgtatgttttgaatttgtgattatttttttgcaataatatttagaaaatatttagcAATTTTCTTgcaaaattttagaatttttaagaaatattaagttaaatatgaattttttagtttttggaGTTTAAAAATTCATGATTAATTTATCGTTtcataaaatatctaaatttttgtaaaaaaaatttttataatgttctaaatattactgtaaaaatttataaaatacacaagaattgatttaaaatataaaccacaaataaaaataacatttttttagagGACTAAAAGTTGacgtaatttttttataggaactaaaaataaaatagtaaaattttataaagagtaaaagtttatttaactctattttttttattcctaaatttgaattttgaggacataattttaattaatactatattaTGTTGTTGAGTccatttgtttcaaaaataaaatagtaaaattttataaggagtaaaaacttatttaattctatttttttattcttaaatttgaatttcaaaaagactcttttaattaatattgtattatgTTGTTGAGTCcatttgttataatttattttgttaaaaaaatcaccaattttttaaaaagtaattatttttaaaagtagtCAATCGTATGTTACAgctggatttttttttaatatctttttaattttttttttatcaaaatgtcCCACTCCAAAAACATATTACTTGAATGTCCTGCTTGTTGGACTCAGTAAGAGGTGGTTGGCCCGTGTGACCAACTAAAGCCCAATTTGTTTTTCACCTAGTCGGAGGTTGCTGACGCATGGGGAGAccttggattttttttttcttcgttttaACAAttgttatcttattttaataattgttattaattatttaataaattaaaaataattaaattatttaaaaaataaaaatactaacaattaagtaaaaaaatacattaataaataataataataattattattattattattattattataattaaaaatggtaaattatattataaatttcaaagaaattacattaaaaaaaaaatacatcaaatttgagtAGATATTCCCGCAATGTTTGGAAAATGTTTCCTAATATGACCACAGACCCAACATAATCCGCATTTTCTTGGTACTCTTTATATAGTGTCCATGTTCTAATACATTTGCTCTTTGACGATATTTTTTGACTCTCTgcattagtggattgtgacacaccttaacaccttcatatttTAGCCAATATCATTTGTTTGGTATGTGTGAGAATGCTTCATCGTAGATTTCTAGTACGGTTTCTAATAAAGTAATTCAGattcaatttatcaatcatccacaaatcaattttttttttttttttgtgattacatcaatttgtaaattaatgagaaaattaatcaatttaccaaatcacatttaatgagaaaattaattttagcaatttatgattaatcaatttgctacttaccaaattgtacaattgattaattttttcattaatttataaattgatttaatagcaaaaaaaattgatttgtgaGTGATTGGTAAATTGAATCTGCATTACCTTATTGTTTTGCAACATCTATTCCACCacgttaattttgatatatatatatatatatatatatatatattatttttaatttaatatattttatttcatgttattaatatattttatttttttaattataataataatagttattattattattattattattaatttttatttattagatccagTAATAGGAGAAATTtgtgaataaaatataattaagtggtTAAGTTATCTGCAAGaggaattattaaaataatttaagtttatCCACAAAATAGGagggagttgttaaaataatataacacgtgGTTTGTTTAGACAGATATACTCAAcagtatttttcttcttcttcttcatcaatttaatgtattttattaatcatattttgttttttttaaatattataattattttgaatttattaaataaacaattgtcCAATTAGTAAAATGGggagaaaaaaatttcaaacaagtACATAGTAGCATTATGGGGATGCGaccttctatttttttcttcttttatttataatgtattttctttgaaatttataatataatttactatttttaattttaattattttgaattataataatagttattattatttattaatgaattttattttacttaattattaccatttgtattttttaaataatttaaataattaataaccatttttaaaatgaaataataattattaaaaaaaaaaaaaaatcccatGTGCGAGCGCCTCCTGAACATGGACACGGACATGCTACCTCCAACTAGGTGAAAAAAATTGGACTTCAACTGATCACACTCTGGGTTAGCAATCTCCTACCGAgtcaaaaaagtaaaacaattgAGTAATATATTTTGGGAGCAagacattttaataaaaaataaaatattatttaaaaataaaatctgttacggctttttaaaaaaatgatattcttAAAAAAGGTCTACCGAAAAGAGATTTTTGTAActctaaaaaatatcattttacatgactattgtttttaaaaataaaaataaaaattcataatagcatacatacataaataatttctattttttttaaaaaaaaatctaaattattaaaaatcaaaataatttttttatatataatataggtAACAAATAGACCCAATATTTCAATTCcactggaatattaatttttttatccaaaTTCAATTGATATGCGAAAGCGTAATTTTTGTCATTGAAATTACATAAGCAATCAACTACTAAGATCAAATTGGTCGAATGaaataagttataatttaattagaaaaatagTCGAATAAGCTTAATGTGACAATTTCTAGGCAATGCTTAGTGTTACTTATGAATATAAATAATTCTAGGACGAATTGGTGTGGGGAGCAGCATGGTTACTCAAGGCTACTAATCTTCCAAATTACTGGAATtacattaaacaaaatattcacAATGTGAAAAACTTTGGTGAATTTGGATGGGACTCAAAGGATGCTGGCATCAACGTTCTAGTTTCTAAGGTTTGTTTAAATCTGTCCTTTTTTTTTCCCTTAACAttgattattatttctttttgctttcaagtttcaacttttgtcattttaacatttttgttatgttttctAATCACAAGCAGCTTCTAGTTAATAATCCAGCTTCTAAGCCTTTTACCCTTAATGCTGACAAGTTTATCTGTGCTGTGCTACCTGAATCACCCTTAATTTCAGTCTCATACTCTCGAGGTAAATTAATTTATCCAAAGTATTCGGTACAGATTTAATAATTTCTAGCTCGTGTTCTAAGAGTATCGATCttttaagaaatatataaatagaaattttgaatgtaaaaattaaaattttaacttttaataacTTGAACGTACAATTTTTAATAAGGACATTTGTTAGTATCtctcgataaaaaaaaatagaactggatgaaaaaatatgaaatttatctttaattttcttGTTATTGAATTTAGTACTAAAATAAATCACGAATTTTGTGTTTTTCAtatacatgttaaatttaatttttctattatatgAACTTTGCATTTGTACTGTATCTATGAAAACCTTGTAATTTCCAAACTTTAAGAATGTGTTTGAATCCAATTTGCTATTGTTGTTGATATACATGGAATTgttataactatatatatatttaaattaaattaggtGGGCTTCTATTTAAGTCTGGTGGGAGTAACATGCAACACGCAACAGCTTACTCATTCCTTTTAATGGTTTATGCTGGATATTTAAATAAAGCAAATAAAAAGATTGACTGTGGTGGTGGAGTTTTTGCTTCTTCAAGGAGACTTAAACAAGTAGCAAAAAGCCAGGTATATATGCAAAATTTAGATGATTAAATTAATATGCGAATTACCAATTAACAGGATCATTGTTGGAATTTCAATGCAATGTTtggtttataaaagaaaatgagagGAAAGAaggtaaagaaaaaaatgaaaagaaagaaatagaatagaaaataaaatgatttttatattatttatttaaagaaaccTTTCAGTTGAGGTCTTTTTACATGTGAAAATACACTTatacttaaatttataattataccttatttataacaatatttataacaatatttataaatcattATTTGATTTCGTGAAAAGAGTTTTGTTAATATCCTTAACTcctaattcaattaaatattgttaaattGAATGTTTTCTTTCGAGTTCTGATCTATACTTCATAGTtgtgtaaattaattatgataaaagtaatggtctttcttttttaagaaaacaaaatttgttattataagTCAGTACTTTGTGGTCAAAATGTTGTTGGatagatttttgttgtttttaaatttttttttcagtgcaaactaaaaataacaaattgtaTGAAGTACGAAAGTGAAAATTTTGTCTAGCATTTTTGCTAATAGGTTTCTCTACACTTTTGGATAAATTGTTTCTTAAGTTTTAAGTTCATAAAATGCAGGTAGATTACATACTAGGAAACAACCCATTGAATATGTCATACATGGTTGGATATGGATCAAAATTTCCTAAAAGAATACATCATCGTGCATCATCCTTACCTTCAATTGACCAACATCCTAATCAAATCGATTGCAAAGGAGGTTCCTCTTATTTTGAAACCCAAAATCCAAATCCCAATCTGCTTTTAGGAGCTATTGTTGGAGGACCTAATATCAATGATGAGTATGTTGATTCTAGAGCAGATTTTGTACACTCAGAACCTACAACATACATCAATGCACCTCTTGTGGGTGTTTTGGCTTACTTTAAATCACATCCATACTAAAgttatttcttatatatttacGATACAAATTGAATCCTTTATAGTTATGAAAGAATTTTGGTTCATTCAGTATAGAGTACACATTTGTTTATGAGAAAAACAATATGTGGGAGGATGTTTGTACTAAAGTACTTgtacataataaattatatgaGTTAGGCCTTTACCATGAGCAAATGCATTGATTTTTCTATCATGGTCAAATTTGATCCTAAcacaaaattttacataaaaaaatttagtaattgAAAGTTATAATGATACCTAACTCCACACACCCTTTTGTCAGAAATGAATGCAAGTTATTTGTGAAAATATGCTTGTATAGTGTTGTAATTACAAAACTttgctaaaaaaatatttatgtaatcGGACTTCCTTACCAAATATTTATTCAGATGTgacgtcaaaaataaaaaattatccgAATGTTGGATAAGTTTTTATTtcaaagaaataatatttttaaatgataattacagcataaataataatttgattgaaCGACCACTTTTAAATTGGCATTGGAATCTGTTCTCAATTGCGTGCTTTATAACTAAGtcatcacaataatttta
It includes:
- the LOC101504802 gene encoding probable pectinesterase/pectinesterase inhibitor 33, which codes for MTIIMGKILLTLLLLSSIFSIATSSKRKSKSSNNNNIDWWCNQTPHPEACKFYTKQTHYNDNKNIKHKSKFREILIHLALERAVIMRNIARDLGQNNWLTTKKKKSVSRDCLKLYDNTVFHLNRTFHNLHIKKTCSSFDAQTWLSTAYTNIETCRNGALELNIPDFVLPIMKKNMTEIISNGLFVNWEFVKHENVHHTDDDIKEAFPRWLSTRERRLLESSSLKAHLVVAKDGSGHFKSIQSAINAAGKRRVKTRFVIRVKRGVYRENILIGKMNDNIMLVGDGMRFTIITSDRNVQAGFTTYSSATAGIDGLHFIARDITFENTAGPRRGQAVALRSASDLSVFYRCAFKGYQDTLMVHAQRQFYRECYIYGTVDFIFGNAAVVFQNCMILVRRPLNGQANMITAQGRDDPFQNTGISIQNSQIRAAPDFKPVVSKFNTFIGRPWQRYSRVVVMKSFMDNLVSPLGWSPWGGTNFAQNTLFYGEYKNFGPGSSTRNRVRWPGYHVMNSPTQASQFTVANLLAGGSWLPATGVPFTSGL
- the LOC101505115 gene encoding endoglucanase 4-like, with product MGLDQRLRLMKMIMIMVCALLGVTQRSMSWQHNYGEALSKSILFFEGQRSGKLPPTQRMTWRKDSAFEDGFQLDDDRFFDKVDLIGGYYDAGDNVKFNFPMAFSTTMLAWSVIEFGKFMGQDLNHALDAIGWATDYLLKSTNIPGVVFAQVGDPHGDHNCWERPEDMDTPRTTFFVSRENPGSEVSAEIAAALAASSIVFRKYHNVEYSERLLQRAIMVFDFADKYRGSYNDSLGSYVCPFYCDFSGYQDELVWGAAWLLKATNLPNYWNYIKQNIHNVKNFGEFGWDSKDAGINVLVSKLLVNNPASKPFTLNADKFICAVLPESPLISVSYSRGGLLFKSGGSNMQHATAYSFLLMVYAGYLNKANKKIDCGGGVFASSRRLKQVAKSQVDYILGNNPLNMSYMVGYGSKFPKRIHHRASSLPSIDQHPNQIDCKGGSSYFETQNPNPNLLLGAIVGGPNINDEYVDSRADFVHSEPTTYINAPLVGVLAYFKSHPY